The Nostoc sp. NIES-3756 DNA window AGTCGGCAATTTTCATCAGCATTGCATCCAATTCACCAGTTTCTTCACCGATACTAATCATTTGAATTGCCATTGGTGGGAAAACTTGCTCTTTTTGTAAGGCGATACTAATCATACCTCCTTGTTGAATTTCGGCTCTTGCTGCATCTATCGCATTAGAAACTACCTGATTTCCTGATGTATCTCGGACAATTTCTAAAGATGTAAGAATAGGTACACCAGAACGAGTTAAAGAACCAAAGGTACGACTAAAACGAGCAACTGAAGTTTTTTGAATTAAATCACCAAAAAGTGGCATTTTCAAGGAAAGACGGTCGATAGTTTCTTTACCAACACGAGTTTTATAGTATTGTGTAAAAGCAAATCTTGCTGCTGCAAGACCACCAACCAGTACTACTGAAGCTGGGCTTCTTAAAAGAGTACTACAATCCATTAAGAATTGAGTCAGAGCAGGTAATTCTGTACCCAAGTCTTGGAAAATTTTAGCAAAAATAGGGATAAGAAAAACTGTCATCCCCACAAAAATACTAGTAGCCAAAAAGCCTACGACTACTGGATAAGCCATAGCGGATTTGATTTGGTTTTGTAATCGTGCCGTATCCTCTAATAACTTCGCTAAACGATTTAAAACCTCATCTAAAACACCGCCGACTTCTCCGGCCTGGATCATACTGACATATAAACCATCAAAGCAATCAGGATGCTTACGCATGGCATCAGAAAGATTCACACCACTTTGAACATCATTGCTGATATCAAGCAGGGCTTGCTTCATTTTTTTATTAGTACACTGATCACCCAGTACACCTAACCCTCTAACAATTGCAACTCCCGCATTTACCAGAGTAGCGAGTTGTCGAGAAAACACCGCTTTCTCTTTTACTGACACTTTGACAAAAGAATTTTGAAATTTTTCAAAATCAAAATTAATCGACTGTTTAAGGTCTTGAATTACTAATCCCTGATCCCTTAAATTAGTACGAGCTTGTGCTATGGATTCAGCAACAACTCTCTGGCTTCTAGTTTTTCCTTGTGTATCCCGAACACGAGCAATAAATGTTGGCATATATCAATAGTCATTAGTTATTAGTCATTAGTCAATAGTCAAAAGATTTTTGAACTATTGACTATTTTTTTAGTGTGCTTTGACTGCTCCAGGTTTAGCTCCTGCGGCGGGTGGTGGAGCAGAACCACCAATGAGACGTTGAATTTCATCTGGTTTAGAGGTTTTAGACATCGCAGCTTCAAAAGAGATAGTTCCTGCTTTGTAATAATCAGCTAAAACCTTCTCTAAAGTTTGCATTCCCAACTTACCGCCAGTTTGAATTGCTGAGTAAATCTGGGAGGTTTTACCTTCACGAATTAGGTTAGAAATAGCAGGAGTAACAATCATAATTTCCTGCGCCATGATGCGGCCATATTCACCCGGTTTGGGGTTTTTCTTAGGTACTAAAGTTTGGCTAAATACTGCAACTAAAGAGTTCGATAACTGCACCCGCACTTGGGTTTGTCTTTCATGAGGAAAAACGTCAATAATCCGGTCAACAGTTTGAGAGGCTGAACTGGTGTGTAGTGTCCCAAAGACTAAGTGTCCGGTTTCTGCTGCGGAAATTGCCAAAGAAATAGTTTCCAAATCACGCATTTCACCCACCAGAATAATATCTGGATCTTCCCGTAATGCAGCTTTTAAAGCATTGGCAAAACTTTTTGTATCTTCACCTAATTGACGTTGGTGAACTAAGCTTTTAATTGGTTCGTAAACAAATTCAATGGGGTCTTCTACGGTAAGAATATGCTCTGCTTTAGTGCGGTTAATTAAATCAATCATTGCCGCTAGAGTGGTCGTTTTACCAGAACCTGTTGGCCCTGTTACGAGAATCAAACCTCTGGGTTTGTCGCACATTTCCCGTACTACATCAGGCAAACCCAATTTTTCAAAGTTAGGAATTTTAGAACTCAGCGCCCGTAAACAAGCAGCATAAGCACCACGCTCTTTATATACATTCACCCGGAAACGAGCCAAACCCTTGACACCATAAGAACAATCTAACTCCCAAGTCTGTTCTAAGGTTTTGCGTTGGCTGTTATTGAGCATACTAAAAATCAGCCTTTGGCACTGGTCAGCAGTGAGTACCTCTTCACCTATTGGTGTGAGCTTCCCACTAATGCGGAAATAAGGTGGTAAACCTGCGGATAGGTGTAGATCCGAGCCACCCATTTCAATCATCTGCTCCATCAAATCTTCGATCATCATTTCCATAGGGTCGCTTCCTCTTGTTAATTATTCAGTCCAAAGTCAACAGTCCATAGTCCAAAGCAACAACCAATGACTAATGACTAATCTTGAAATCTCGGTGTCATACAGTAGGGACAATCTAGCCATTCTGGTTGTAGTTGGGCGCTGCAAGTCCGGCAGGTAAGACCGCTCTTGCGTTTGGCTTTTAACTCAGCTTCTAAACCTGTGTCTGTGAATGTTACCCGTTCTACTTCTTCTAAGGTGGTGGAACCTTGGCGCACTAGGTCTAAGCTATAAGCCAACAAAGTTTTCATCCCTTCTTCTACGGCTACTTCTTTGATACGTTCTGTAGGTGCTTCTTCGTTGATGAGAGTTTGCAGATTTTCGGAAATCTTCATCACTTCATAGACTCCGCAACGTCCTCTGTAGCCTGCACCATTGCAAGCTGGGCAAAGCTCATTTTTGGCTTTAGCTTCAGCGATCGCTTCTGATGGTACGGTGTTAGCCTTATAAAAAGTGACAGAAATTTCCTGAGAAGCAGACAGCCCGTAACGGGCAAGTTCTTCGGGTGTGGGGTTGTAAGCAATCCGGCAATCAGGACACACACGCCGCATCAGACGTTGTGCCAATACCCCAATTAGAGAACTGGAAACCATGAATGGTTCAATACCCATTTCTCCCAAACGAGCGATCGCACCAGGAGCATCGTTGGTATGTAATGTAGTTAATACCAAGTGACCCGTTAAAGCAGCTTCAATCGCTGTTTTTGCTGTTTCTTTATCTCGCGTTTCACCTACCAGTAGCACATCCGGGTCTTGTCGCAAAAATGCCCGTAACGCCGTGGCAAAATCTAGTCCCTTCTCCCGTATTACCTGCACCTGGGTAATCCCTGGCAAACTATATTCAATCGGGTCTTCTACAGTACTAATGTTAATCCCTGGTGAGTTCTTCTCCGATAGCGCCGAATATAAGGAGGTCGTCTTACCTGAACCAGTCGGCCCCGTTACTAAAATCAAACCAAAGGGCTTACTGACCATATCTTTGACAATATTTAAAGTTTCTGGGTCAGTAATCAACTTATCCAACCCCAATTGGGTAGAAGAGTTGTCCAAAATCCGCAGACAAACCTTTTCTCCATAGCGACTAGGTAAGGTATTAACTCGGAAGTCTACCTTACGTCCTTCAAACATCCGGCGAATACGTCCGTCTTGGGGTAAGCGTCGCTCGGCAATATCTAAGTTAGAGATAATTTTAAATCTCGCCGTTACCGCAGGGATAATTTTTTTCGGTAGAGGTGGAAAAGCCTCCCTTAGTACACCATCCTTGCGAAAGCGAATACGCATATTTTCTTCTTGCGGTTCCACATGGATATCGGAAACCTTCTCGTGCAATGCTTTTGCCAAAATTCTATTGACAAGGTTAATGACCGGCGCATCTTCCGCACCTTTCATTGCTGAACCTAAATCAGCCTCCATATCGTCAGGCGCATCTTCTAGGTCGAGATTGCCGAGATTTTCTAAATCCTGATTAATATCTGTAAATTTTTCTTGTTCCAGGTGCTTTTGCCGTACTGCCAACTCATCCAAATATTGGTTAATTAGCTGTTGGTAATCTTCCTGGGTAATTACCATACGCTGTAATGACAAACCTTGAGGGCGCAAGATGCGGTTTAAGTCATCTGACGCTTCCAAATTATCTGGAGAAACCATCGCCACTAAAATGTAGGGCGGGTTGTGTTCATCATTCCTAGATAGCGGTACTAAACGGTGACGGCGACAAATATCTACTGGGATGAGGGTTTCAATCAGATTACCCACCATCGTGTTACCCACACTGTTGACCTCCGGATCGAGAGATTCAACACCGTATAGGATTTTTAATTCAAATAATTGCTGTTTCTTATACTGTCTGAGGAACTCGGGTGATAGCTGTCGTCCAGTGATTGACTCCAAAACGTCTGTTAAGGGTCTACCAGACTTGCGACTTTCAATCAGCGCTTGCCTCATCTGTTCGGTATTAACGTAGCCAGATTGTACTAATTTAGTACCGAAAGGTGAAAACTCTGTTCTCGTAGTTAGAGCGGTGCTGCGCCGTTGTGGTGACGATTGAGTCATAGGTGAGCAATGAGTAGGAAAACCTCTGTTTAGAGTATTCCCAGCTAAGAACACAAAATTTTCATTGACACTTAGTAAAATCTTTTCATTTGGTCAATAGTCAATAGTCAATAGTCAATAGTTCACAGTCAAAAGGCAGGAGGCAGGAGTGTATATTATCTCCCTCATCCCCCTCGTCTTCCCCCACTCCCTCTACTCCCTCATCTCGGCTCTCGTTCGGAATACCGCCCTTAGAAGATTGACCCTAATCTGTTCACCATTTGTAAAAATAAAATGACGGTCAAGATCATTTCCAAAAAATCTGGCAAAAATCAGTCTCAGTGTACAGCCATCACGTGCCAGGGTTGTTCATTGTGGTGAATACTGTCCTAAATTACATTTGGGATGAGTAGACTTGGACAATGATCGACGAAAATAAACAGGTAAACAATACAAGCCAGCAATTGGGTGAATCAACAGAGGTAAAGCAAGCAATTATGAGTGAATCCCCTGCCCAAACTAACACTAATGAATCTGGAAGCGAAGTTACAGAACAAGTGACCACCCCAACTAATCTAGGGGGAGAAACTACAAGTGCAGATGATAGTAGCTTTGCAGCCACACAGACACAGGAAATCAATACAGCCGCGTTGGCTGAATTGTCTCAACAAATCGATTCTCTAAAAGTACAGTTAGAAGAACGTAGCACTCAATAT harbors:
- a CDS encoding type II secretion system F family protein produces the protein MPTFIARVRDTQGKTRSQRVVAESIAQARTNLRDQGLVIQDLKQSINFDFEKFQNSFVKVSVKEKAVFSRQLATLVNAGVAIVRGLGVLGDQCTNKKMKQALLDISNDVQSGVNLSDAMRKHPDCFDGLYVSMIQAGEVGGVLDEVLNRLAKLLEDTARLQNQIKSAMAYPVVVGFLATSIFVGMTVFLIPIFAKIFQDLGTELPALTQFLMDCSTLLRSPASVVLVGGLAAARFAFTQYYKTRVGKETIDRLSLKMPLFGDLIQKTSVARFSRTFGSLTRSGVPILTSLEIVRDTSGNQVVSNAIDAARAEIQQGGMISIALQKEQVFPPMAIQMISIGEETGELDAMLMKIADFYEDEVEQAVKALTSVLEPIMILVLGGMVGTILLAMYLPLFKVFEKLG
- a CDS encoding type IV pilus twitching motility protein PilT, producing MEMMIEDLMEQMIEMGGSDLHLSAGLPPYFRISGKLTPIGEEVLTADQCQRLIFSMLNNSQRKTLEQTWELDCSYGVKGLARFRVNVYKERGAYAACLRALSSKIPNFEKLGLPDVVREMCDKPRGLILVTGPTGSGKTTTLAAMIDLINRTKAEHILTVEDPIEFVYEPIKSLVHQRQLGEDTKSFANALKAALREDPDIILVGEMRDLETISLAISAAETGHLVFGTLHTSSASQTVDRIIDVFPHERQTQVRVQLSNSLVAVFSQTLVPKKNPKPGEYGRIMAQEIMIVTPAISNLIREGKTSQIYSAIQTGGKLGMQTLEKVLADYYKAGTISFEAAMSKTSKPDEIQRLIGGSAPPPAAGAKPGAVKAH
- a CDS encoding GspE/PulE family protein is translated as MTQSSPQRRSTALTTRTEFSPFGTKLVQSGYVNTEQMRQALIESRKSGRPLTDVLESITGRQLSPEFLRQYKKQQLFELKILYGVESLDPEVNSVGNTMVGNLIETLIPVDICRRHRLVPLSRNDEHNPPYILVAMVSPDNLEASDDLNRILRPQGLSLQRMVITQEDYQQLINQYLDELAVRQKHLEQEKFTDINQDLENLGNLDLEDAPDDMEADLGSAMKGAEDAPVINLVNRILAKALHEKVSDIHVEPQEENMRIRFRKDGVLREAFPPLPKKIIPAVTARFKIISNLDIAERRLPQDGRIRRMFEGRKVDFRVNTLPSRYGEKVCLRILDNSSTQLGLDKLITDPETLNIVKDMVSKPFGLILVTGPTGSGKTTSLYSALSEKNSPGINISTVEDPIEYSLPGITQVQVIREKGLDFATALRAFLRQDPDVLLVGETRDKETAKTAIEAALTGHLVLTTLHTNDAPGAIARLGEMGIEPFMVSSSLIGVLAQRLMRRVCPDCRIAYNPTPEELARYGLSASQEISVTFYKANTVPSEAIAEAKAKNELCPACNGAGYRGRCGVYEVMKISENLQTLINEEAPTERIKEVAVEEGMKTLLAYSLDLVRQGSTTLEEVERVTFTDTGLEAELKAKRKSGLTCRTCSAQLQPEWLDCPYCMTPRFQD